In a single window of the Panulirus ornatus isolate Po-2019 chromosome 23, ASM3632096v1, whole genome shotgun sequence genome:
- the LOC139756919 gene encoding glucose-6-phosphatase catalytic subunit 1-like: MNNFVESYHYWGTEFIVQLQTLLPDRGLFFMQVSDVGDPGLAFTFYFPLVVALHAGVGIKLMWSIIFCEWSNMILKWLMAGDRPYWWVHETKLYLDRELPELQQYPRTCETGPGMPSGHAKLNAAMFYVLVSTFNNMVLKKTSLLSEGQRVWSCRVMWMAYATWMTLVILARVYISAHFPHQCIAGALLGLMIAMVVSRRPILHVLTRRQYLALTATILTTVLGTYFSFKAMGGNVLWSLEKAFKWCIRRNYIHIDSTPFYSFSRYCGVSLGLGLGLSSAMFRKTDRTRFTYKMVVSLVILSLFTSQVGVWVHKSLSPQMAAWYVAEFTLNASVTYILVAILPNFVRVASRVPPGDKYKRK, translated from the exons ATGAACAACTTCGTGGAGTCTTACCACTACTGGGGAACTGAGTTCATCGTCCAGCTCCAGACTCT GTTGCCAGATCGTGGATTATTCTTCATGCAAGTGTCAGACGTGGGAGATCCTGGTCTGGCCTTCACCTTCTACTTTCCGCTGGTGGTGGCGCTCCACGCTGGGGTGGGCATCAAACTGATGTGGTCCATTATCTTCTGTGAATGGTCCAACATGATCCTCAAATG GCTTATGGCTGGGGACCGCCCCTACTGGTGGGTACATGAGACCAAGCTGTACCTAGACCGGGAGCTCCCGGAACTGCAGCAATACCCCAGGACCTGCGAGACTGGACCAGGCATGCCCTCAGGACACGCCAAGCTCAACGCTGCCATGTTCTACGTCCTCGTCTCCACCTTCAACAACATGGTCCTCAAAAAAACCTCACTCCTCAG CGAGGGGCAGCGGGTGTGGTCGTGCCGGGTCATGTGGATGGCGTATGCGACCTGGATGACTTTAGTCATCCTGGCCAGAGTCTACATCTCCGCCCACTTCCCTCACCAGTGCATCGCCGGAGCACTGCTAG GCCTGATGATCGCCATGGTGGTGTCCCGGAGGCCCATACTGCATGTACTTACCCGGCGGCAATACCTGGCCCTCACGGCCACCATCCTCACTACCGTCCTCGGGACCTACTTCTCCTTCAA AGCCATGGGTGGTAACGTGTTGTGGTCGCTGGAGAAGGCCTTCAAGTGGTGTATCCGACGTAACTACATCCACATCGACTCCACGCCCTTCTACTCTTTCTCGAGGTATTGTGGGGTCTCGCTGGGCCTTGGTCTCGGCCTCTCGTCAGCCATGTTCAGGAAGACGGACCGCACCAG GTTCACCTACAAGATGGTCGTCTCCCTCGTCATCTTAAGTTTGTTCACCAGCCAGGTTGGGGTCTGGGTGCACAAGTCCCTCTCGCCCCAGATGGCTGCCTGGTACGTGGCCGAGTTCACCCTGAATGCCTCCGTCACGTACATCCTGGTGGCTATCTTGCCCAACTTCGTCAGGGTGGCGTCAAGGGTGCCTCCCGGGGACAAGTATAAGAGGAAATGA